From Halorientalis litorea:
ACTCACAGTGGTGTTCGGCATCGTCTGGACAGCCATCGGTGTCGCCGTCTCGCTCGCAGTGGCGACCAAGCAACGCGCAATCGTGTTGGGATTCGGCCTGTTCGCACTGTTCACGCTCGTGTGGGACCCGCTGGGGACGGCAGTCGAACTCGGGCTCAGGGCGGCCGGCCTCATCGGCGGTGAACTGCCCGGTCCAGCGCGGTTCGTCCTCGGACTCACGCCCGGGAACGTGTTCGACCGGCTCACCGCGGGGTTCATCGACCCGAGTGCCTCGCTCGCTGGTCCGTGGTACCTCAGCGAGTGGGTTGCACTGGTGTTGCTTGGCTGCTGGACCGTCGGGCCGCTGTGGCTCGCGTACCGCCGGTTCGCCGGGAGGGACATCGCATGAGTTGGCGAGACATCGCACGGAAAGACGTCCACGATGCCAGCCGGTCGTGGTCGATTTGGGCCCTGTCCGCGCTCCTGCTGGTCGTGTTCGTCGGCTACGCCGCCGCACACGCGTACCTCGGTGAGATGGCGTTCGTCGCGTTCTTGGACGGCCTAGCGGGCGTCGTCGGCATACTCCTACCGTTGATTGCGGTTCTTCTCAGTTACAAGTCAATCGCCGGGGAGCGGACCAGCGGGAGCGTCTACCTCTCGCTATCGCTCCCCAACTCCCGGAAGGACATGGTCGTCGGGAAGTTCGTCGGTCGGTCCGTCGTCTTGCTCGTCCCGACACTCGTGGCACTCGCCGCTGCAGGTGTCGCTGGGGCGGCCCGCTACGGAACGGACGGTGCCGTCCTGTACCCGTGGTTCCTGTTCGTGACTGTGCTGTACGGTGTCGCGTTCGTCGGCATCGCGCTCGGCGTGTCGATGTCGACAACTGTCGACCGGCGAATCACCTTCGGTGCCCTCGGAAGCTACCTACTGCTCGCACTGATTTGGGACGAGGTCCATTCAGTAGTCCTCGTCATCTTGCACCGGTTTGACGCCGCGGTGCTGGCCAACATGCCCGACTGGGCGTTGCTGTTCCGCCTCCTCAAGCCGGCCGAGTCCTACTACCGGCTACTCAGGGTCGGATTCGACATCGAGCGAGCGGGACGATACGTCGCCGACGGCGCGCCCCTGTACGTCGACTGGTGGATGGCGGCCGTGTTATTGAGTGTGTGGATAGCAGCCCCGCTGGCTCTCGGATACTGGCGGTTCACCGCAATGGACCTCTGACTCGTATCGCCGTCGCGGCGTGGGTCAGTGCGAGTGCGGTTCCGACCGCTGGACCGACAGCCCGCGGCGGTGGACGAGTCCCTGCATGTTCGCGGCGTTGTTCGTGAACTCGCGCAACGCCTCGCTGGTGTCGCTGTCCTCGTCCAGTACCGTCGGGCGGCCGTCGTCGCCACCCTCGCGGACACGGGGGTCCAGCGGAATGGACCCGAGGAAGGGCATCTCGGACTCGTCGGCGAACTCCTCGCCGCCGCCCTCGCCGAAGATGTCGTGTTCGGACCCGCAGTCGGGACAGCGGAACCCGCTCATGTTCTCGACGATACCCAGCACCGGCGTCTCGTGTTTGCCGAACATCTCCAGCCCTTTGCGGGCGTCGTCGACGGCCACCTCCTGTGGCGTCGTGACGATGACGGCCCCGGAGACGGGGACGCTCTGCAGGAGCGTGAGTTGCGTGTCGCCGGTGCCCGGTGGCAAGTCGACGACCATGTAATCGAGCGCGCCCCACTGGACGTCCTCCCACAGCTGGGTGAGGACCTTGTGGACCATCGGGCCGCGCCAGATGACCGGGTCGTCCTCGCCGACGAGGAAGTCCATGCTCATCAGTTTCATCCCGTACTTCTCCGGCGGGATGAGCGTCTCGTCTTTGGTCGCTTTCGGCCGTTCCTCGGCGTCGAGCATCCGCGGGACGTTCGGCCCGTACACGTCGGCGTCGAACAGACCGACCCGCGCACCCAGTTGCGAGAGGCCGGCCGCGAGGTTCACCGCGACCGTACTCTTCCCGACGCCGCCTTTCCCGGAGGCGACGGCGATGATGTTCTTGACGTCCGGGAGGATTTGCTCGTCGGCCGAGAGGCCGCGGTCGATGCTCGCCGAGAGGTCGATTTCGTAGTCGACGTCCGAGAGCGCGGCGCGCACCTCGTCTGCGATGCCAGTCTCGATCGGTGAGTAGGGGGCACCGAGCGCGAGGTCGATTCTGATTGTGTCGCCCTCGAAGGAAATTTCGTTGACCAACTCTAGCGACACGATGTCGTCGCCGAGGTCGGGGTCCGTGACGCCGCGGAGTCTGTCGCGCACGTCGGCTTCGTCCATATCTCCGGTAGGTCCGCCCCAGTCGATAAGGGTTGTGGAGCGAACCGCGGTTCGCGCGGGTGATGTAACCGCTCAAGATTACATAACGGCCGCTAACGACGGCGGATTTAAGCACGTCGGTCCGGTAGCCGTGGTATGCTCGTTGACCAGTTCGGGCGCGAAGTCACCGGGGTCAGAGTCTCCCTGACCGACCGGTGTAACTTCGACTGTGTCTACTGCCACAACGAGGGACTGGGCGACACGCGGGGGCCGATGGAACCGCAGGACAACGAGATGGCCACCGACGACGTGGTCCGGTTCCTCGAAGTCGCCCGCGAGTTCGACGTGGACGCAGTGAAGTTCACCGGCGGCGAACCGATGTTGCGCGACGACCTCGCGGAAATCATCGAGCGCGCACCCGCGGGGATGGAGACATCGCTGACGACTAACGGCACCTACCTGCCCGGCCAAGCCGAGGAGTTGGTCGCCGCCGGACTCGACCGGGTGAACGTCTCCCAGGACGCGCTGGACCCCGAGGCGTTCAAGCAGGTCACACAGAGCGGCGAGTACGAGGCGGTCATCGAGGGCGTCGACGCCGCGCTCGACGCGGGACTGGACCCGGTGAAACTGAACATGGTCGTCTTCGAGGCCACCGCCGGATACGTCCCCGAGATGGTCGACCACGTCGCCGCGAACGACGGCCTCCAACTCCAACTCATCGAGTACATGCCCGAACTGGCCGGGCGGCCAGACTGGGCCGTCGACATCGAACGCGTCCACGGTTGGCTGGAGGAGCAGGCCCACACCGTCGAACACCGGGAGATGCACGACCGGCGACGCTACTGGATAGACGAAAAGCGGGGCGAGCAGTCGGACGACGGCGCGAAGGGTACCGGCGACGGCGGGATGGTCGAGGTGGTCGACCCCGTGGAGAACGCCGAGTTCTGTGCGAACTGCCACCGCGTGCGCGTCACACACGAAGGGTATCTCAAAGGGTGTCTCAACCGCAACGACGACCTGCGGTCGATGGGAGAAATGACGAAACCGGAGATACGCGAGACGTTCCGCGAAGTCGTCGCCAACCGCGTGCCCTACTACGGGGAGTACATGATGAAAGACGACGACGGCGAGTGGAGCATCAACGAGGAGTACATCGGCGTCTGACCGACTCGCTGTCCCGGTCCACTCCGGCAGGCAGCGGTGACGTGATTCGTTGCGTTTTTATACGGGGGCGGCGGAAGTCATCGTACGCTCGTGCAGGGGTGTACGCCCCGAGTCCAGTACGAGGCAGCGTGCCTCGCGGGCGATGAGATAATTGCAAGCGACACGGGTCGTGGTAGCCAAGCCTGGCCCAAGGCGCAGGGTTGCTAACTCTGTGGCGTCAAGCCTCCGGGGTTCGAATCCCCGCCACGACGCTGACCGAAACCGGTACACATGAGTGCAGAAGACCCACCCGAGGACGAAGAGACGGAGGAGGAAGAGGACATCCGCTACTTCGTCCGCATCGGACAGACAGACCTCGACGGCACGAAGTCCGTCGAGCGAGCATTGACTGACATGAACGGCATCGGAACCCGCGCCGCCCGCATCATCACCGAGAAGGCGGACGTGGACCGCCGGGCAGTGTTCGGCAAACTCGAGGACGACACCATCGAGGACGTCGTCGAGTTGGTCGAAGGGTACGCCGACGAAGTGCCCGACTGGATGACGAACCACCAGTCGGACTTCTTCACCGGCGAGACGACCCACGAGGTGGGGAACGACCTCAACCTCACCCGGCGACAAGATATCAACCGAATGAAAATGATCGACTCCTACCGGGGCGTTCGACACAAGCGCGGACAGAAAGTCCGTGGCCAGCGTACGAAGTCTACCGGACGTACCGAGGGGACCATCGGCGTCAACGTCGAGGCCATCAAAGAAGAACAGGCCGAGGAAGCCGCCGAAGAGGAAGGTGGTGAGGAATAATGGCGCTCGGCAGCAACACCAAAGGCTACGAGACGCCGAACCACCCCTTCCAGGGCGAGCGCATCGCCGGCGAACACGACCTCGTCGGGCGCTACGGCCTGAAGAACAAGGAAGAGCTCTGGCGCGCCCAGTCGGAACTGCGGTCGTTCCGCCGGGAGGCCCGCGAACTGCTGGGCCAAGCGCAGGGTGACGCCGAGGCGGCCGCCGCCGAGAGCGACGAGTTTCTGACGCGACTGCAGAAACTCGGGATTCTCGGCTCCGAGGACGGCCTCGACGACATCCTGTCGCTGGACGTGACCGACGTACTGGAGCGTCGCCTCCAGACGGTCGTCTACCGCAAGGGCTACGCCAACACCGCGAAGCAGGCCCGCCAGTTCATCGTCCACGGGCACATCACGCTGGGCGACCGACGCGTCACCGAGCCGTCGGCGAAGGTGGCCGTCGACGAGGCCGACACCGTCGGCTTCGACAGCGCGAGTCCGCTGACGGACGAACTCCACCCCGAACGTGCGGAGGAGCAGTAACATGTCCGAAACGCAAGAGAGTATCTGGGGCATCGCCCACGTACACGCATCGTTCAACAATACCATCATCACCATCACGGACCAGACCGGCGCGGAGACGCTGGCAAAGTCCTCCGGCGGGACCGTCGTCAAGCAGAACCGTGACGAGGCGTCGCCGTACGCGGCCATGCAGATGGCCGAAGTCGTCGCCGAGGAGGCCCTCGCGCAGGGCGTCGAAGGCGTCCACGTGCGCGTTCGTGGCCCCGGCGGGAACCAGCAGACCAACCCCGGCCCGGGCGCGCAGGCGACCATCCGGGCACTGGCCCGTGCCGGCCTCGAAATCGGCCGTATCGAGGACGTGACACCCATCCCGCACGACGGGACACGTGGCCCGAAAAACAGCGGATTCTAACTCATGGCAAGCGACTACGAGGTCCAGTTCATCGACCGGGACGAACGCGACGCACGGTTCCTCGTGCGTGGGGTCACCCCAGCGTTCGCCAACGGCGTCCGGCGGGCCATGATAGCCGACGTGCCGACGCTGTCCATCGACGAAGTACGCGTCATCGAGAACTCGTCGGTGATGTTCGACGAGATGATCGCACTTCGCTTCGGGTTGGTGCCGCTGACCACGCCCGACGACTACGAAGTCGGTGAGACCGTCACCCTCGCGCTGGACGTGGAGGGGCCGGGCACGGCCTACTCCGGTGACCTCGTCAGCAGCGACGATCAAGTAAAGCCGGCCGACGAGAACATTCCCATCATCGACCTCAAGGACCCAGAAGGGTCCGAGACGCCACAGCGTCTCGAAGTCGAGGCCGACGCGGTGATGGACCGCGGTCGAGAACACGCGAAACACCAAGGCGGCGTGGCCGTCGGCTACCGACACCTCCAGCGCGTGGAGGTCGTCGGGGACGCCGACGAGTTCGGCGACGACGACCCGCACATCCTCCGCGGTGTCATCGAGGAGGACGGCGAGTTGGTCCCGACCGAAGAGTTCGACCACGACCTCACGAACCGGTACCCGGGGAAGGATGTCGAGGTACACGACGTACCGAACGCCTTCGTGTTCAGCGTCGAGACGGACGGGTCGCTGTCGGTCGACGAACTGGTGACCCAGGCCGTGGACACGCTGTCCGGCCGCGCGACCGAACTGAAGGAAGCCGTACAGTTATGAGAACAGCTACTGCCCCGAGTACCCCCCGACATGACGCCAGCCGTACCCTGACGAGCGGCCGGGCAGAGCGGCGGGCAACCGTAAGCGGTTTGAAGGGGCAGTTGGAACTGACACAAGCACGCAGGGATAGCCAAGTCAGGCCAACGGCGCAGCGTTCAGGGCGCTGTCCCGTAGGGGTCCGCAGGTTCAAATCCTGCTCCCTGCACTTCTCTGGAGGTAGGTTATGAGCAAGACGAACCCGAGACTACGTAGTCTCATCGCCGACCTGAAGTCGACCGCCCGTGATTCGGGCGGGGACGTCTGGGCCGACGTGGCAGAGCAACTCGAGAAGCCGCGTCGTACACACGCCGAAGTCAACCTGGGCCGCATCGAGCGGTACGCACGGGAAGACGAAACGGTTGTCGTGCCGGGCAAAGTCCTCGGCAGCGGCGTCCTGCAGAAGGACGTTGCCGTCGCCGCCGTGGACGTGTCCGGGACGGCACAGACGAAAATCGACCAAGTCGGCGAATACATGGATATCGAACAGGCAGTCGAACAGAACCCCGACGGTACCGACGTGCGGGTGATTCGATGAGCGTGCCGGACTTCGAGGCCGAGACGGTCATCGACGCCCGAGATTGCATCCTCGGACGGGTCGCCAGCGAGGTGGCCGAGCGCGCACTCGACGGCGAACGCGTCGCCGTCATCAACGCCGAGCAGTCGGTCATCACCGGCCGCGAGGAGCAACTCGTCGAGAAGTACCAGACGCGGCGGGAAGTCGGCTCGGACCGCGGGCCGTACTACCCGAAACAGCCCGACCGCATCTTCAAGCGGTCGATTCGCGGGATGCTTCCGTACAAGAAGCCCCGCGGCCGCGAGGCGTACGAGAACGTCCGCGTCTACAAGGGCAACCCGAACGACGAGGACGGCGAAATCATCGAGGGAACGTCGCTGGATAGACTCTCGAACATCAAGTTCGTCCAGTTGGGGACGATCAGCGAACAACTCGGAGCAAACGTCACATGGTAACGAACACATCAGGCAAGAAGAAGACGGCCATCGCGCGAGCGACGGTGACGGACGGCGAGGGACTCGTCCGGGTGAACGCCCGGCCGGTCGAACTGGTCGAACCGGAACTGTCACAGCTGAAGATGCTGGAGCCGTTCCGCATCGCGGACGACGACCTGCGCGAGGGCGTCGACGTGGATGTGCAGGTCGAGGGCGGCGGCACCAGCGGGCAGGCCGACGCGGTGCGGACGGCCATCGCTCGCGGGCTGGTCCAGCACACGAACGACGCGGAACTGCGTGACGCGTACATGGAGTTCGACCGGTCGCTCCTTGTCAACGACGTGCGCCAGTCCGAGCCCAAGAAGTGGGGCGGACCGGGTGCCCGTGCGCGCTACCAGAAATCATACCGGTGAGGTGAGCACGCATGATGGTCCCAGTCCGGTGTTTCACGTGTGGTACCGTCGTCGGCGAGCACTGGGAGGAGTTTAAATCCCGGACCCAAGAGGGCGAGGACCCGGAGGCGGTCCTCGACGACCTCGGCTTGGAGCGACACTGCTGCCGTCGCATGCTCGTCTCGCACAAAGACCTCGTCGACATCGTCGCACCGTATCAGTGACACCGCACATGGCTGACCAACAAGACAACCGATACGAGAAGGCTCGCATCCTCGGCGCGCGAGCACTGCAGGTGGCCCACGGCGCGCCGGTGCTCATCGACACGGAGCAGACCCAGCCCATCCTCATCGCGGCAGAGGAGTACGACGCTGGTGTCCTGCCCTTTACGGTGTGGCGGGGTGAACAGTGACGCTGGTCGCCAGCGTCGCGCTCCGGCGCGTCCTCGACTCGCGGGGGAACCCGACTGTCGAGGCGGAAGTCACCACCGAGAGTGGGGGCTTCGGCCGCGCCGCGGCACCGAGCGGTGCGTCGACGGGCGAGTACGAGGCTGTCGAACTCCCGCCGAACGAGGCAATCGCGGCGGCCCGCGAACACGCCGTCCCGCGACTGGTCGGTGAAGTGTACGCGGGTGACCAGCGCGGCGTCGACGCCGCGCTCCACGCCGCCGACGGTACCGACGACTTCTCGCAAATCGGTGCCAACAGTGCCGTCGCCATCAGCATGGCCGCGGCCAAGGCCGGTGCGGACGTACAGGGCATCCCGCTGTACCAGCACCTCGGCGGCGCGTTCCGCGGTCGGAACTTCCCGGTGCCGCTGGGCAACGTCGTCGGCGGTGGCGAACACGCCGCGGACGCGACCCACATCCAAGAGTTCCTCGCGGCCCCGGTCGGCGCGCCGAGCGTGACCGACGCCGTGTTCGCCAACGCGGCCGTCCACGGCGAAGTCGCGGACATCCTACACGACCGAGACCTGCCCGCGGGCAAGGGCGACGAGGGCGCGTGGGCACCGTCCGTCGACGACGCGGAGGCCTTCGAAGTCGTCGCCGAGGCGATAGCGCGCGTCGAGGACGCGGTGGGCTTCGAGGTCCGTCTCGGTCTCGACGTGGCCGGTGCGGAACTGTACGACCCCGAGGCAGGCGTGTACCGCTACGGGGACCGCGAACGCGACACGGACGAGCAGATAGCGTACGTCGCGGACCTCGTGGACGAGTACAGTCTCGTCTACGTCGAGGACCCGCTCGACGAGAACGACTACGCGGCCTTCGCCGAGTTGACCGACCGAGTGGGAGACGAGACGCTGGTCTGCGGTGACGACCTGTTCGTGACCAACACGGACCGGTTGGCGGACGGCATCGCGCAGGATGCGGCGAACAGCATCCTCGTCAAGCCCAACCAAATCGGCACGCTGACCGACGCCTTCGACGCCATCGAGATGGCAGTCGAGAGCGGGTACGACCCTGTGGTCTCCCACCGGAGCGGTGAGACCGAGGACACGACCATCGCACACCTCGCCGTTGCGACCGACGCACCGTTCATCAAGACCGGTGCGGTCGGTGGCGAGCGAACCGCCAAGCTGAACGAACTCATCCGAATCGAGGACAACGCATGAGCGGAGACGAAGACCAAGAAGGGCTCGACGCCACCGAATCCGACGTCGACCCGGACCCGGCCACCGAGGCCGGGGCCGTGGCCGAGGAACGAGACGGCGACGAGTCTGCAGACGAATCGACAGAGGCCGCCGACGAGGCGGCCGAAGAGACAGCGGAGCCACGGCTGGACGAGGACGTCATGCCCGACGACGAGGCGGACCTCCTCATCCCCGTCGAGGACTACCTCGCGGCTGGTGTCCACATCGGGACCCAGCAGAAGACCAAGGACATGGAGCGGTTCATCCACCGCGTCCGCACTGACGGGCTGTACGTGCTGGACGTGTCGATGACCGACCAGCGCGTCCGGACGGCCGCGGACTTCCTCGCGAACTACGACCCCGAGCAGGTGCTCGTGGCCTCCTCGCGCCAGTACGGCCGGTTCCCGGCCGAGAAGTTCGCGGACGCCGTCGGGGCGCGCGCCCGGACCGGCCGGTTCATCCCCGGGACGCTGACCAACCCCGATTACGACGGGTACATCGAACCCGACGTGGTGGTCGTCACCGACCCCATCGGCGACAGTCAGGCGGTCAAGGAGGCAATCACCGTCGGCATTCCCGTCATCGCGATGTGTGACTCCAACAACGGGACCGGCAACGTGGACCTCGTCGTCCCGACGAACAACAAGGGGCGCAAGGCACTGTCGGTCGTCTACTGGCTGCTGGCCAACGAGACGCTCGACCGGCGCGGTGCGGAACCGGCCTACGCCCTCGAAGACTTCGAGAGCGGTATCTGAACGGC
This genomic window contains:
- a CDS encoding 30S ribosomal protein S11, which codes for MSETQESIWGIAHVHASFNNTIITITDQTGAETLAKSSGGTVVKQNRDEASPYAAMQMAEVVAEEALAQGVEGVHVRVRGPGGNQQTNPGPGAQATIRALARAGLEIGRIEDVTPIPHDGTRGPKNSGF
- a CDS encoding 30S ribosomal protein S4, giving the protein MALGSNTKGYETPNHPFQGERIAGEHDLVGRYGLKNKEELWRAQSELRSFRREARELLGQAQGDAEAAAAESDEFLTRLQKLGILGSEDGLDDILSLDVTDVLERRLQTVVYRKGYANTAKQARQFIVHGHITLGDRRVTEPSAKVAVDEADTVGFDSASPLTDELHPERAEEQ
- a CDS encoding 30S ribosomal protein S9, whose translation is MVTNTSGKKKTAIARATVTDGEGLVRVNARPVELVEPELSQLKMLEPFRIADDDLREGVDVDVQVEGGGTSGQADAVRTAIARGLVQHTNDAELRDAYMEFDRSLLVNDVRQSEPKKWGGPGARARYQKSYR
- a CDS encoding DNA-directed RNA polymerase subunit D, which gives rise to MASDYEVQFIDRDERDARFLVRGVTPAFANGVRRAMIADVPTLSIDEVRVIENSSVMFDEMIALRFGLVPLTTPDDYEVGETVTLALDVEGPGTAYSGDLVSSDDQVKPADENIPIIDLKDPEGSETPQRLEVEADAVMDRGREHAKHQGGVAVGYRHLQRVEVVGDADEFGDDDPHILRGVIEEDGELVPTEEFDHDLTNRYPGKDVEVHDVPNAFVFSVETDGSLSVDELVTQAVDTLSGRATELKEAVQL
- a CDS encoding DNA-directed RNA polymerase subunit K — encoded protein: MADQQDNRYEKARILGARALQVAHGAPVLIDTEQTQPILIAAEEYDAGVLPFTVWRGEQ
- a CDS encoding ABC transporter permease subunit; the protein is MSWRDIARKDVHDASRSWSIWALSALLLVVFVGYAAAHAYLGEMAFVAFLDGLAGVVGILLPLIAVLLSYKSIAGERTSGSVYLSLSLPNSRKDMVVGKFVGRSVVLLVPTLVALAAAGVAGAARYGTDGAVLYPWFLFVTVLYGVAFVGIALGVSMSTTVDRRITFGALGSYLLLALIWDEVHSVVLVILHRFDAAVLANMPDWALLFRLLKPAESYYRLLRVGFDIERAGRYVADGAPLYVDWWMAAVLLSVWIAAPLALGYWRFTAMDL
- the rpsB gene encoding 30S ribosomal protein S2 encodes the protein MSGDEDQEGLDATESDVDPDPATEAGAVAEERDGDESADESTEAADEAAEETAEPRLDEDVMPDDEADLLIPVEDYLAAGVHIGTQQKTKDMERFIHRVRTDGLYVLDVSMTDQRVRTAADFLANYDPEQVLVASSRQYGRFPAEKFADAVGARARTGRFIPGTLTNPDYDGYIEPDVVVVTDPIGDSQAVKEAITVGIPVIAMCDSNNGTGNVDLVVPTNNKGRKALSVVYWLLANETLDRRGAEPAYALEDFESGI
- the eno gene encoding phosphopyruvate hydratase, with amino-acid sequence MTLVASVALRRVLDSRGNPTVEAEVTTESGGFGRAAAPSGASTGEYEAVELPPNEAIAAAREHAVPRLVGEVYAGDQRGVDAALHAADGTDDFSQIGANSAVAISMAAAKAGADVQGIPLYQHLGGAFRGRNFPVPLGNVVGGGEHAADATHIQEFLAAPVGAPSVTDAVFANAAVHGEVADILHDRDLPAGKGDEGAWAPSVDDAEAFEVVAEAIARVEDAVGFEVRLGLDVAGAELYDPEAGVYRYGDRERDTDEQIAYVADLVDEYSLVYVEDPLDENDYAAFAELTDRVGDETLVCGDDLFVTNTDRLADGIAQDAANSILVKPNQIGTLTDAFDAIEMAVESGYDPVVSHRSGETEDTTIAHLAVATDAPFIKTGAVGGERTAKLNELIRIEDNA
- a CDS encoding Mrp/NBP35 family ATP-binding protein gives rise to the protein MDEADVRDRLRGVTDPDLGDDIVSLELVNEISFEGDTIRIDLALGAPYSPIETGIADEVRAALSDVDYEIDLSASIDRGLSADEQILPDVKNIIAVASGKGGVGKSTVAVNLAAGLSQLGARVGLFDADVYGPNVPRMLDAEERPKATKDETLIPPEKYGMKLMSMDFLVGEDDPVIWRGPMVHKVLTQLWEDVQWGALDYMVVDLPPGTGDTQLTLLQSVPVSGAVIVTTPQEVAVDDARKGLEMFGKHETPVLGIVENMSGFRCPDCGSEHDIFGEGGGEEFADESEMPFLGSIPLDPRVREGGDDGRPTVLDEDSDTSEALREFTNNAANMQGLVHRRGLSVQRSEPHSH
- the moaA gene encoding GTP 3',8-cyclase MoaA is translated as MLVDQFGREVTGVRVSLTDRCNFDCVYCHNEGLGDTRGPMEPQDNEMATDDVVRFLEVAREFDVDAVKFTGGEPMLRDDLAEIIERAPAGMETSLTTNGTYLPGQAEELVAAGLDRVNVSQDALDPEAFKQVTQSGEYEAVIEGVDAALDAGLDPVKLNMVVFEATAGYVPEMVDHVAANDGLQLQLIEYMPELAGRPDWAVDIERVHGWLEEQAHTVEHREMHDRRRYWIDEKRGEQSDDGAKGTGDGGMVEVVDPVENAEFCANCHRVRVTHEGYLKGCLNRNDDLRSMGEMTKPEIRETFREVVANRVPYYGEYMMKDDDGEWSINEEYIGV
- a CDS encoding 50S ribosomal protein L18e, with the protein product MSKTNPRLRSLIADLKSTARDSGGDVWADVAEQLEKPRRTHAEVNLGRIERYAREDETVVVPGKVLGSGVLQKDVAVAAVDVSGTAQTKIDQVGEYMDIEQAVEQNPDGTDVRVIR
- a CDS encoding 30S ribosomal protein S13, whose amino-acid sequence is MSAEDPPEDEETEEEEDIRYFVRIGQTDLDGTKSVERALTDMNGIGTRAARIITEKADVDRRAVFGKLEDDTIEDVVELVEGYADEVPDWMTNHQSDFFTGETTHEVGNDLNLTRRQDINRMKMIDSYRGVRHKRGQKVRGQRTKSTGRTEGTIGVNVEAIKEEQAEEAAEEEGGEE
- a CDS encoding DNA-directed RNA polymerase subunit N, producing the protein MMVPVRCFTCGTVVGEHWEEFKSRTQEGEDPEAVLDDLGLERHCCRRMLVSHKDLVDIVAPYQ
- a CDS encoding 50S ribosomal protein L13, yielding MSVPDFEAETVIDARDCILGRVASEVAERALDGERVAVINAEQSVITGREEQLVEKYQTRREVGSDRGPYYPKQPDRIFKRSIRGMLPYKKPRGREAYENVRVYKGNPNDEDGEIIEGTSLDRLSNIKFVQLGTISEQLGANVTW